The genomic region AATCATAATAATAAATTTTTTGCGAAGCCATCTTTCCTGGATCGATACTTGCTCCGTTTTTACGGAAGACCATCGCAACGGCTGTGACCGCACAACCATATGACTTCATTAAAGTCTTAGAATTGCCGATTTTTTTATTGCCCCAACGAGAATCTTTCTGGGAGAAATACCAGCTAGTCGATGCTAGGTTACTGCTCGGTTTAGGATAGCTACTGACGCTCGAACTGACATCGTCAATATTACTGGCGGCGCTAAAATCAAACAGCTCTTCTTTTTGCGCCTCGACTCGTGCGAGCAGTTTTTTGTATTTTTCTTCTTCACCTTGCGTTTGAACTAGTAGATTGGTTTTTTGATTTTCTGTCGCTTGTAAAGTTTCTTTTTTATCTGCTAAAGTTTCTTTGGCTTTGTCACTTTCAGCTTTTTTTTCAATCAACGAATTTTGACTATCCACCAATTCTTGCTTCGTCTGTTTGATTTCCGTCAAAATATCAGAGACCTTATTGCTTGATTGTTCCATATAATCCATTTGATTCAACACTTCCGAAAAAGCTTTGTCCGCTAGGACAATTGGCAAAACGCCTTGTTGATCATACTCATAATAGGATTGCATAAGACCTGAGAGGATTTTTCTTTGATAATCAATCTTCACTTCATCCGCTTTTATTTTCTCCGCAAGATCATCAATCTGCTGGCCGAGGGTTTCAACTTGACCCTGCGCTTTTTTTAGTTGCGCAAGCGTTGTTGCTTGCTCGTTGTTGATGCTATCCAACTGAGTAGCCAATGCGTCTTGTTGTTTGTTTTTTAGTTTGATTAAGTCTTCGTAGACCTTAGCTTTTTTTTCTAGCGCATTGCAATCATCAACACATTTGTCCTCACAATTATCCTGACTACTGGAGCTGGTTGGATATGCCGCGACACATTTTGCCTCACAAGTATCATCGCAAGAATCAGCGAAAGTGAATTGTGGCAACGCAAAAAATAAAAGTCCAACCGAAAAAAATAAAATTTTTTTATATTTTATATTTTTTCCGCCCAAGGCGGATCCGCCTTGGGCGGAATTTCCTATTCTCATAATTTTCTAAATTAAAGAAAGCGCCGCATCAATTCTTTTTATACTTTCCAATTTTCCCAAAACCCAAGCCACCTCGAAAGGCGATGGGGATTTTTGTGCTCCGGTCAGGGCAGAGCGGAGCGGCCAGAGCAGCTCTCCCCTCTTTTCGCCCGCCGCTTCCAAAAGAGCTTTTTCCAGATTTTCTTTTGTCCAATTATCTTGCGAAATATTTTCTAAAATATTTTTTGATTTTTCCAAATTTTTTTTCAGTTCATCATTACTCATTTCCTTCCAGCGCAAAAGTGTTTTGTCGTATTGCAAATCATCAGAAAAAAAGAACTGATTATTTTCTCCAACATCGCTCAATTTTGCCAGACGGTCACGTTCAACCGTCAGAACTTTTTTGAGAAATTCTGCTGATTTTTTTTCCACTCCGGCACTTTGGAAAAAATTCTTCTGTTCAAAAAATGGCAATGCTTTTTCATAAAGTTCATCAATCGAAAGTTTTTTCAGATATTGCGCATTGATCCAATCGAGTTTTTTCAGATCAAAAACTGCACCAGCCTTGTGCACTTTTTCCAATTCAAATTTTTCCACCAATTCATCCAATGAAAAAATCTCCTGCGTCTCCCCTGCTCCCGGGTTCCAGCCCAAAAGCGCCACAAAATTTATGATCGCTTCTTTGAGGTAACCTTTTTTAATATAATCCTCAACAGCTACATCTCCTTGGCGCTTGGACAGTTTTGTTTTGTCAGGATTGAGCAGGAGTGGTAGATGGGCAAATTTGGGCGCTTCCCAGCCAAAATAGCGATAAAGTATGAGATGTTTGGGTAAGCTTGGCAACCACTCTTCACCCCGAATCACGTGTGTGATGCCCATTTCATGATCATCCACCATATTGGCCAAGTGATAGGTCGGAAAGCCATCTGATTTCATAAGAATTTGGTCATCAATGAGCTCGGTCTTAAAGCTCACCTTTCCGCGCACTAGATCATCGACTTCAATTGTTTCCCCTTCGGGCATTTTCATCCTAATTGTGTAAGGACAATTGTTTTTGAGATTTTCGTTAATTTTTTCTTCGTTAATATTATGCAAACAATAGCGGTCATACATCGGCGCTTTTTTCTCCGCAATCAAATCAGCTCGCATATTTTCCAGTCGCTCTGGCTCGCAAAAGCAATAATAAGCTTTGCCGTCTTTCACTAACTGATCGACATATTTCTTGTAGATTTCTAATTTTTCCGATTGGATATAAGGCCCAAATTCACCCACCTCCAAAATATCTGGGTAATTTTTTGAGCTAACGACTGTCGCTTGGTCATCCGCAATCTCAGTCTGCAAAAAAACACCTTCGTTCCACTTGAGTCCCATCCAGTCGAGCGATTTAATGAGGCTTTGTACCGAACCTTCAACATAGCGCTTCTGATCAGTGTCTTCAATTTTCAAAATAAAATCCCCGCCAGTTTTTTTGGCAAATAAATAATCATACAAAGCTGTGCGCAAACTACCGATATGCACAAATCCGGTCGGCGACGGCGCAAATCTCACTCTGATTTTTTTCATATCATCCATAAAATTAAACCCGAAAATTATTAGGCTGCTTTTTCTTCCTTCTCTCCTTTTTCTTTCTTGATGAATTTCCAATGAACAAGGAGAATCGGCAGAGCGATAATCACCATTGTCAGAGCATCGACAACTTCATTTTGCCTGGCTGGTACGATGCAATTATCTCCCGACTGGTTCTCTTTCCAATTCTCATAATCCCTAAGGAGCGCATCAATCTGAGTCTTTTGATCTTCTGAGGCAGTTTCTTTTGAAATTACTGGCGAAACCGGTGGCTGTTGATTGCATTCATAGTAACTCTTCTTTTCCGCAGCCGGAAAAATATAGTATTTTAATCCGGTATCAATAAGTCTTCCCGCTCCGACTGCTACAAAAATGAGACTGACTAACGCGGCGATATAGAGGTAGCTGGTGCGAATAATCTTACTTGTTTTTGTCATAAGTTTTATTTTAAAAAATTATTTTTCAAGCGTGTTAACTCCCAACTTTTTCAGTGCCAGGTGGAGTTTGTTGAGTGGTAACCCGACAACGGAATAGAAATCGCCTTCAATTTTTTCAATCAGCACTGCTCCGCGATGCATGAGGCCATATGCTCCGGCCTTATCCAGCGGCTCTCCAGTCGCAACATAATCGTCAATCTCTTCCGCAGATAATTTTCTAAAAGTCACCCTCGCTTCATCATAATCAGTGATAACTGTATTATTTTTCGTATCGATAATCGCTAGTCCTGTAACAATTTCGTGGGTTTTGCCGGAAAAATCAGTCAGTATTCTTTTGGCATCAGTAGTGTCTTTGGGTTTTCCTATAAACTTTCCGCCAGAAAAAACGAACGTGTCAGCTCCGATGATAATGGCATCAGCGTAATATTTGGCCACATCTTGCGCTTTTCCCAAGGCTAAAAACTTTGCCAACTCATAGGGGTCACTCATAGCCGACATGTCTTCTTCGTATTCACTTTCTCTTATTTCAAAATCCAGCTTTATCTGCCTGAGAAGCATCTTTCGTCTTTCTGATTTTGAAGCTAAAACTATTTTTCTTGGCATATAAGTATTTTAATCGGAAAAACCACGACCGCGCCCCAGATTCTTTTCAGTCTTTTTTTCTTATGCTCCCAGGGTTGTGGTTGAAAGAGGCGCCAGAGCCATTCCAGGCCAACTGTCCGCAGAAAAACCGGGGCACGCCTGACTTTTCCCGTCAAAAAATCAAAGGATCCGCCCACACCCATCGCTAGCCGTATTTTAGCATCTTTCTGGGAATTGAGAAAGACTTCTTGATCGGGGGCGCCGAAGTTGCAAAACAGGACACAGCGATCAGCAATCAATGAGCAGGAAACAGTATTTTTATCCAAATCATTGCCACTAATTTTCAAATTGGGATAGGTCTTGAGAATAGCCTTTCTTACCTCTGTGAAGGTGTTCAAGCCATCCTTATTTATGACAAGATGAACAGCTAGTTTTTTTTGATTAGCCAGTTTTAATATTTCTAATGTTAAATCGGCCCCGGATACTCTGGATTTCAAATGCCAGCCATGCCGCCAAAAAGCGCATCTGATACCAAAGCCGTCAGCAATATTCAAAGCGCAATTGCCAAGCACTGTCCGAAAACATAAATTATTTTGCGCTTCCAAGATAAACTCAGGATTAACCGTGGCGATTTGGTGAAATTTTCCCTCGTCCAAAAAACTCTCGATTTTTTCCAGTATTTCTTTCCGTGAAAGATTGTCCACCCGCACACCTAGAATTTTGTATTCTTTTTCTGTCATAAGAGTGCCATTCCCGCGAAGGTGGGAATCCAGGTTCCACTAGTTACGAACTCTAGAAAATCGAACTACAAGTGTAGTGAACTTTCTATTACAGCTAGTCTTGAATTTCAATTAATTCGTTTTCTTTTTGTTTTTCGCCTGAGGTGCCTGGATTCCCGCCTTCGCGGGAATGACACAAAAAGCAAGCTACAAATTCTTCAATTTTCTGAAATAATTAACTCTAATTTTAACTAATCTCTTGGCCTGATCCTTACTAAACTCCGTAATAAACTTCGGAATTCTAATATTTAGCATTGAATCCATGAATTTTTCATTAGATTTGGCATCTAAAATCTGTTTTTTGGTATTTATATCCAAACCACTTAACACATCCGCCTCCATTAAGATTATTTCGTCAACATCTTTAATTTCGAATTTTTTATCATGCACCGCCACCAAATGAATTATTCGCGCTTTTTGTTCGTCGGTCAGAAAGGAAAAAATAGCATCTTGCAATAATTTTTCTGTTTTTTTCGCGCCCAACTCCATATGTAATTTTTTGGCGTTTTCAATAATCTCAAAATCCATAACCTGGCCGTCTTTGAATATTTCAGAATAGCCCCAATCATGAGCATAGGCTGCGATGATTAAGACCGTTTCGTCTAATTTTAATTCTGGGTTATGGCTTATGATTTGCTTCAGCCATTCAACAACTTCCAGCGTATGAATCCGATCAAAACCACCACGACTTTTTTCCAAGTCAGGCAGGATTTTTTCTTGGAGATATTTTTCTAGCTTTTTTAGATTCATGACTTTGTGATTTATTTTGCTTTCTTATTTTAGGCAAACATAAAAAACGGGTGATTTGTAAGAATTAAATTCTTTTGATAGTGACCCACGCATTGAATCAGCATCATCTTTGGATAGCTCCCCCATTTTTTTCCGTAGCTCTATTTTGAAACCAGCATTTTCAATTTGACCCTCCACTTCTTTTCTGCTTGCAAGGTGAATAAATTGTCTTTGTTTTAACTTAGCGTTTGGATAATTTCTCTTAAAAAACAGAT from Parcubacteria group bacterium harbors:
- a CDS encoding HD domain-containing protein, producing the protein MNLKKLEKYLQEKILPDLEKSRGGFDRIHTLEVVEWLKQIISHNPELKLDETVLIIAAYAHDWGYSEIFKDGQVMDFEIIENAKKLHMELGAKKTEKLLQDAIFSFLTDEQKARIIHLVAVHDKKFEIKDVDEIILMEADVLSGLDINTKKQILDAKSNEKFMDSMLNIRIPKFITEFSKDQAKRLVKIRVNYFRKLKNL
- a CDS encoding WecB/TagA/CpsF family glycosyltransferase, whose product is MTEKEYKILGVRVDNLSRKEILEKIESFLDEGKFHQIATVNPEFILEAQNNLCFRTVLGNCALNIADGFGIRCAFWRHGWHLKSRVSGADLTLEILKLANQKKLAVHLVINKDGLNTFTEVRKAILKTYPNLKISGNDLDKNTVSCSLIADRCVLFCNFGAPDQEVFLNSQKDAKIRLAMGVGGSFDFLTGKVRRAPVFLRTVGLEWLWRLFQPQPWEHKKKRLKRIWGAVVVFPIKILICQEK
- a CDS encoding Maf family protein, giving the protein MPRKIVLASKSERRKMLLRQIKLDFEIRESEYEEDMSAMSDPYELAKFLALGKAQDVAKYYADAIIIGADTFVFSGGKFIGKPKDTTDAKRILTDFSGKTHEIVTGLAIIDTKNNTVITDYDEARVTFRKLSAEEIDDYVATGEPLDKAGAYGLMHRGAVLIEKIEGDFYSVVGLPLNKLHLALKKLGVNTLEK
- a CDS encoding C39 family peptidase → MRIGNSAQGGSALGGKNIKYKKILFFSVGLLFFALPQFTFADSCDDTCEAKCVAAYPTSSSSQDNCEDKCVDDCNALEKKAKVYEDLIKLKNKQQDALATQLDSINNEQATTLAQLKKAQGQVETLGQQIDDLAEKIKADEVKIDYQRKILSGLMQSYYEYDQQGVLPIVLADKAFSEVLNQMDYMEQSSNKVSDILTEIKQTKQELVDSQNSLIEKKAESDKAKETLADKKETLQATENQKTNLLVQTQGEEEKYKKLLARVEAQKEELFDFSAASNIDDVSSSVSSYPKPSSNLASTSWYFSQKDSRWGNKKIGNSKTLMKSYGCAVTAVAMVFRKNGASIDPGKMASQKIYYYDLIQWPTTWSPGISLVSSISHGNIKWATVDAQIKKGNPVIVYIKRSRGGGHYVVITGKDSKDYIVHDPYFGANLYLGTSKSLVGKLGVDSSVSIDQMIIYN
- the gltX gene encoding glutamate--tRNA ligase; the encoded protein is MKKIRVRFAPSPTGFVHIGSLRTALYDYLFAKKTGGDFILKIEDTDQKRYVEGSVQSLIKSLDWMGLKWNEGVFLQTEIADDQATVVSSKNYPDILEVGEFGPYIQSEKLEIYKKYVDQLVKDGKAYYCFCEPERLENMRADLIAEKKAPMYDRYCLHNINEEKINENLKNNCPYTIRMKMPEGETIEVDDLVRGKVSFKTELIDDQILMKSDGFPTYHLANMVDDHEMGITHVIRGEEWLPSLPKHLILYRYFGWEAPKFAHLPLLLNPDKTKLSKRQGDVAVEDYIKKGYLKEAIINFVALLGWNPGAGETQEIFSLDELVEKFELEKVHKAGAVFDLKKLDWINAQYLKKLSIDELYEKALPFFEQKNFFQSAGVEKKSAEFLKKVLTVERDRLAKLSDVGENNQFFFSDDLQYDKTLLRWKEMSNDELKKNLEKSKNILENISQDNWTKENLEKALLEAAGEKRGELLWPLRSALTGAQKSPSPFEVAWVLGKLESIKRIDAALSLI